From one Solea solea chromosome 15, fSolSol10.1, whole genome shotgun sequence genomic stretch:
- the fam83b gene encoding LOW QUALITY PROTEIN: protein FAM83B (The sequence of the model RefSeq protein was modified relative to this genomic sequence to represent the inferred CDS: inserted 1 base in 1 codon), producing MESSEFSMLSSLRGEFKSEDYIQPHYKETYRLAIDRLVSDGRDSYQEFLKGERVGSFLSEEELLFITSNAQQPPPQTYTEEIXTPSEGPSSSGTYWPMHSDVETPDLDLGWPDFPHDNLQTNIDLLFHPPRQNTPSIKEVIRKLIQDARQVVAIVMDMFTDVDIFKEVVDASARGVPVYVLLDHSHLKGFLSMAENHDVKIQQLRNMRVRTVKGHDYLCRSGAKFHGEMGQKFLLVDCHTAIYGSYSFTWSFEKINLSMVQVIKGHLVKLYDEEFRTLYARSTVPAELCPPEGLSQRNGLYGQQNLPMGHSGQNIERRDQLRHTLDTVYRKTCERKLGMRNLEERLLEEEPHDFRPLIENGIGVQNQISQFQSAEAMNLLKRHSYAGERQDPYMQENIRPRASQWNISRDTGNGTNNYAMNNYLHVPQTYRGQNMCPSYNESDKVNPSIQKNVPTLENTSKSYMRTLRIESYLKNPDVPFGDSSDYLDQFEAMDKAQGRTRSSFVFRSNIADQMEPNRHMNSTNIVSSAAPNTPMHYTSMQWNPTAGGDNRMNDEFMMKRQSLQILDDNRYNACFSPGKNSYPAVYASLGRSKGGHMLTNPDILADGWHKRHSVADPRSSTECTHDNPGHMYGGFARMQVNKSTMGLNAQNGAYISNLNEEQRSVSHYDVKNITGTKGPCNPNWQEPPSRTLSAVALDMNRKDLTGKSNSRDPQHFSQRSATKITSLLNIPEKKEDLAAATDTLSLKSCGSTDTITAEDETPGGGGGKHYQNTTNFIRSSSEHQRSRLKNDHIDSSKTQLTTEEPRHIRHLSLPKTSRQKKPAVLEKSAKPSFDADSWKRNKAPETRLYSRFEPFCSFEKKAPMYTPHTTHTQEKNQSLPKVEAATSHGFTRTARGHHENKLEKFFQRVGNLIHKNK from the exons ATGGAGTCTTCAGAATTCTCCATGCTGTCATCCTTGAGGGGAGAGTTTAAATCAGAGGATTATATTCAGCCCCACTACAAAGAGACTTATCGTCTGGCAATTGATCGCCTTGTGAGCGACGGCAGAGACAGTTACCAGGAATTCCTCAAGGGAGAACGTGTCGGGAGCTTCCTTTCAGAAGAGGAGCTTCTCTTCATTACTTCAAATGCACAACAACCCCCACCTCAAACGTACACAGAGGAGA GTACTCCATCAGAAGGCCCGTCCTCCTCAGGCACCTACTGGCCCATGCACTCAGATGTGGAGACACCGGATTTGGATTTAGGGTGGCCTGACTTCCCTCATGACAATCTACAGACTAATATAGATCTGCTCTTTCATCCACCGAGACAAAACACCCCCAGCATCAAAGAGGTGATCCGGAAACTCATTCAGGATGCAAGACAG GTCGTTGCCATTGTGATGGACATGTTCACTGACGTCGATATATTCAAAGAAGTCGTTGATGCCTCTGCACGAGGTGTGCCGGTCTACGTGCTTCTGGATCATTCTCATTTGAAAGGTTTCCTCTCAATGGCTGAAAACCACGATGTGAAGATTCAACAACTCAGG aacatgagggtgCGCACTGTGAAGGGTCACGATTACCTCTGTCGATCAGGAGCCAAATTTCACGGGGAAATGGGGCAGAAGTTTCTTTTAGTCGACTGCCACACAGCAATTTATGGCTCATACAG CTTCACTTGGTCCTTTGAGAAGATCAATCTGAGCATGGTGCAGGTCATCAAAGGCCATCTGGTGAAGCTGTATGATGAGGAGTTTCGGACGCTCTATGCCCGGTCAACTGTGCCAGCAGAACTGTGTCCCCCAGAGGGCTTGTCGCAACGCAATGGGCTATACGGGCAACAGAATCTGCCAATGGGTCATTCTGGACAGAATATTGAGCGCAGGGACCAGTTGCGGCACACGCTTGACACAGTCTATCGGAAGAcctgtgagaggaaactgggTATGAGAAACCTTGAAGAAAGGCTCCTTGAAGAGGAACCTCATGACTTCAGGCCCTTAATCGAGAACGGGATTGGTGTCCAGAACCAGATATCCCAGTTTCAGTCTGCAGAGGCAATGAATCTTTTGAAAAGACACAGTTATGCAGGGGAGAGACAAGATCCGTACATGCAGGAAAACATCAGGCCCAGAGCAAGCCAGTGGAATATCTCCAGAGACACAGGAAATGGTACAAACAACTATGCCATGAACAATTATTTACATGTACCACAGACATACAGAGGTCAAAACATGTGTCCGTCTTACAATGAAAGTGACAAAGTGAATCCGTCCATCCAGAAAAATGTGCCCACACTGGAGAATACGTCAAAGTCATATATGCGTACATTGCGGATCGAGTCTTACCTCAAAAACCCAGATGTGCCATTTGGAGACTCTAGTGACTATTTAGACCAGTTTGAGGCGATGGACAAAGCACAGGGAAGAACAAGgtcttcatttgttttcaggTCCAACATAGCAGACCAAATGGAGCCGAATAGACACATGAACAGCACAAATATTGTCTCCTCAGCAGCACCAAACACACCTATGCACTACACGTCAATGCAGTGGAATCCTACGGCGGGAGGAGACAATAGAATGAATGACGAGTTCATGATGAAGAGACAAAGTTTGCAGATTCTGGACGACAATCGTTATAATGCATGCTTTAGTCCGGGGAAAAACTCGTACCCAGCTGTTTATGCCAGCTTAGGCAGAAGTAAAGGTGGACACATGCTCACAAACCCTGACATCCTGGCAGATGGTTGGCACAAGCGACACAGCGTGGCAGATCCAAGATCCAGCACAGAGTGCACACATGACAACCCCGGTCACATGTATGGAGGTTTTGCAAGGATGCAAGTAAATAAGAGCACCATGGGGTTAAATGCACAGAATGGGGCATACATATCAAATTTGAATGAAGAACAAAGATCTGTCTCTCACTATGATGTCAAGAATATCACAGGTACAAAGGGGCCCTGTAATCCCAATTGGCAAGAGCCACCATCTAGAACTTTGTCTGCAGTGGCACTGGACATGAATAGGAAAGATTTGACAGGTAAATCCAACAGCAGGGATCCTCAACATTTTTCCCAGAGGAGTGCCACAAAAATAACTTCCTTATTGAACATaccagagaaaaaagaagatctAGCCGCAGCCACAGACACACTAAGCCTCAAGTCATGTGGTAGCACAGACACTATAACAGCTGAGGACGAAACaccaggtggaggaggaggaaaacattATCAAAACACCACTAACTTCATCAGGTCCTCCTCAGAGCACCAGAGGAGCAGGCTGAAGAATGACCATATAGACTCTTCAAAAACTCAGCTGACAACTGAGGAGCCCCGACATATAAGGCATCTTTCGCTCCCCAAAACGTCCAGACAGAAGAAACCCGCGGTTCTTGAAAAAAGTGCAAAGCCCAGCTTCGACGCAGACAGCtggaaaagaaacaaagcacCGGAGACTCGTCTGTATAGCAGATTTGAGCCTTTCTGCTCATTTGAAAAGAAAGCGCCAATGTACacaccacacaccacacacactcaggagaAAAACCAAAGTCTACCGAAAGTCGAGGCAGCTACCAGTCACGGCTTCACCCGAACGGCACGAGGACACCATGAAAATAAGCTGGAGAAATTCTTTCAAAGAGTGGGAAATCTCATACACAAGAACAAGTAG